CAAATTGTTTATAAAGTAATAGTCAAAGTAGATaacaaaatccaaaatattGTTTCGCAATTACAATATGTTTATTGTCTCTATTATGGACagcacaattaaaataaacacaaactcTTAAGTCATGGattaacacaattaaaataaatgtcatatacTAATTATTCGCAAAACGCTCACACCATTCACCAAAACCAGTCCCACTAAAATCATCACCAACATCGTATTAGTGAGAAAGAAAAGAACGGGGATAGGGAACTAAAAGAGTGAAaagtgagaaagaaaaaaatgatttttctttaaaaatagaataaaccCACTAGGTTAACCTGGGTTGTCAGATTTCCGATCCAACTGACGGGTTGGTCGAGTTTAACTGAGTTGATTGCATTTCTGATTTTTTCATCAACCTAACCCGATTTGACGACTCGTTCACTGGGTTTACCAGTCCGACCGACGGGCCGGGTTTCAAAACTATGATATTTGTCAACAATATCTGTTATATCCTATATTTTTCTGACTTATGTTGTATCTTTCATAGTTGATTAATCAAAAAAAGTTCTTAAGTTGATGGGTGAATTAATAGTTAAGTTGTTTGAGCATATATTTgtgagaatattttatttttgagatatGATGTCCCCAcctattatttttagttattactCTATAGATTTAATGAggtaatatttgtttatttatttcttataagcGTATAGATATAGTGATATGTGTGTGCATAGCTTGGTTCTTCACATTGGACATGCATCATGTTTGGTTAATCTCAATTtgttatatttcttataattcatatatctaatatttaagCATTTTACCCCTTAGTCAATAAAAGTGAACTATATATAccatataaaaatatgaaaatgtatcatataaaaaataataatggatggaaaagatgttaattatgttTTACTTCTATCATTAcaaaaaattaagaatgaacAAGCTATGAAAACAAgtataatgaaagaaaatgaattaaaGACAACTTATAGATACAATTATACTATCAATGTCCCCATAGTGTTGATACTAATAACACTCATACTTTATAAGATGATATGCCtcatttgtttgtttatatcaatgaaaatgaaaagtttTGGGTAtacattgaaaataataataaaaattgtttatacaacattcTCACATAttcttagtcaaaatattatttatttaattcttaaaataattttaaattttttgtccAGAAAGTTTTATGAATTCATACAACTTTATTTTGTATTGTAGTTATTTACCCTGAACTTTCAAATTATGATCTTTAGAGACTTCATATCAGTTAGACTTATAAAATCATAACTGGAGCAATTGTTCTTGAACCGAAACTCAAGAACAACTTCCAATGACTAAACATAATTCCgattaaattttaactttctTACGAATgcttaaatagaaaattatgaatgatcaatcaataaatgtattattaaagaGAAATGGCAACGACCGATCAATTTACAATTATGAAAACTAATACTCGAGAGGGAAAAATAATCGGTAAAAATTAAAGGTGTTTTAAAATCAATGTTTTTGAACTTACAAAATGTGAAGATGTTCTCTACAATTACGTCATAAAGGTCTCAAAGGAttcatacattattttttttatttggctCTAGTCATCCATTATGTTCTCACCCTAGTATACAAACAACTATTTTGAATTATCAAAGTTTTTgcaattgattattttaaattaccaAAGTTATTCTAAGAAATTTCCCAGGATCTTTTTGTGgtcatatttaaaaaacaaaattgataattattgattttcaaTGGCAGGTTGGTCCAAGATGAACCATAAGAAGAGATATTTGGTGACTGAAATCATGGTTTTAATAACTATAGTGAAGTTTGTATTGATGGTTTATTGTTGAATATTTGAAATGAGATTGTCAAGATCATTTCTTTATTGTGATCACTCTTCTGCAATTTGGTCTAGCTGCAGATGTCTTGGCAGTTCGATTTTTTGTCTTTCTTTATGTGTATAATTAATATACGATTTGTTTAATTACAGATTGCAATATACACAATTAACTCGAAAATGTACATGTTCAAGATCAAGCACATCGATACAGTTAGTGCGTATATGATTGGTAAACATTACTTTGCTGAAGTTGATATAATGTTGCCAGCAGAGACACATAATATTGGTGAAAAACTACAAAAGAAACTAGAACAATTCCAAAACGTCCTTTGTTCATATTAATTTCGAGTTCAGTCACAAACCAGAACACCAAGGCAAGGTTTGATTagtatatcatatttttaaatatgtgatGTATGTAATCGGATTATTCGGGTTATGTAAAATTAAGTTTTGTACTCAAATTAGATGAAATAAAGTTGAGAGTGACATTTGTAATATGAAACATAGTTTAGGATAATTTTATGGAAAGTATTTTGGGAGAAATCCCCAAAATatgtaacttaatttttatttagactttaaaattttcagatagTGCATTTTAAACTTGTCATTCAGCTGGAATGAAAGTGtttcacaaattatttttcaaaataacttaacttGAAAGGCCTTTTTGGATGATCACATGAAACCTAGATTCTAGTGAATACGAAACTATCGCCCCATTACATAAGGCATGAGATTAATAAGATGAGTCATAATTTTTGAAATGGTCTTAGAactctaataatttttaatatgcaGTAATAAACCATGTAACCCAAGCAGTCATTTTTACTTTACCCTCAATCTTTGACTGTTTGTTTCTTCATCTATCCATCTTTCTTCCGCACTCCACCATCACCTAAGTTTTCTTTGCCTGTTaaagaaaaatacataaatCTTTATCAGATCATACTCCAgttatcattatattatataactgCAAGCCAACCTATTTGAAATCACTTTCCTTTTTGTTTCTGAATACaacaaacaataaatataattatgttttgttttcaaatataatcTCATTTGGATCacttaataaatatgacaacaaAGGTGTTTGTGTTTCCAAATTATGCATCATCAGATTAATTTCATAAGGAAAATTCAGAACTTTCTCATTATCAAACACACAGAAGAATTAGCTCCCATTTCATCTTGTTTCATGGCAATATTAATTAGCTCCGAGTTGGCTAATTTGAGAACAGTAAGAATAGAATCAAAGCAATCAGAGCAATCCATTGAAAACCTTTTTATGAAGAGATTTAACAaaggattttttttgtttattgacACTAGCAAATATGAAATCTGGTTATAAAGAAGTGTGTGATTTTCACATAAGGATAAAAAAAACGTTGAAtgtatattatcaaattaagatatatattactcacatttcttttctttattcttCTTGAATTCTTCTTAGCATTGGTTACAGCTTCAGCTGACGGAGACTAGACTTTCCGAGTAAGTGTAGATTTGAATAAAATGTTCCAAATCTTGTAACATCATACTATCTTCAATATCTTCAACTGACTCCTGTTCTAAGTTATACCAAACAAGCTTTCTACAATCTATTTCCAGCAGTACTTTCTTACCACATTTTGAATAAGCCACAGGTTTCGCAGAGAAATTTGAACTTTCCCACAGAGGATCTGTTGGTGTTAGCGGCAATGAAACCAATTTTGACCAATATTCATTCTTTTCACCATATTCATTTAGCAACCACACATCCACGACAACAACATTTGAGTAATAATGACAAGATAATGATAAACATCCTTCAAAATTATACAAACTTATAAGATAAGGAGGACCACTGTACTCAGGCTGTGAAATTACTCTGTACTTCTCTGTCACGAGATCAAAGGCAACAATCCAAATTTCCTCTTTTAGGTTTCCTGACATCCAGTGCAGAGCTCCACAAGCTATGGCTTCTTTACTATTAAAATTTGGACCGTGATTAAACTTCTCTGATGACATATGCCACGAATTTGATCTCAAACTATAAACATTTATCTCGTAATCGACGATTTCTCCAACAAAGAAAGTAATTCTCACCACTCTGTAATCGTCATTGGTGATATCGTAATAAAATCCATAAGATCGAGCATCATTCCTTGTCAATGTGGTGGACGAGTAAGGCagatttatagatttttttgttgATGGATTCCATAAACAGACAATGTCATCTAAGGCATTTGACAAACAGATCAATCCGTCACAGGAGCCCCAATTGTGGATTGTATGATGACACCACAACGGATGGCTAAAGAACTCCGCCGGTGGTCCAAAAAAGTGGTTGAGGGAATACAAATTCCACCGAGAGAGAACCAAAGCGTCTATCATGTATAGGCTAAGGTTGCTCTTGGTTTGAACGTTCATATGCAATTTGACGAAACGAGGGCTACTAATTAGAGAAAGCCAAGATTTAGAAACGCACCTTAAACGGAGCAGAGACTTAACAGGCAACCGACAAAGaatattttctagaatttcATCCGGAAAAAATTTCGCCATCTTCTACAAACAGAAGAACAAATGTGAAAAATCCAACTTTGTTAATCACAGATCTTCATCTTTGATCGACCAAGAACCCTAAACCAAAGAGTCGCCAAGAGAGAGTTTGAAATACATACAAACAAGACTGGTTCATAAGAGCAATGAGCCCACTGTTTACTTGGGCCTAGGCAGACCCACCACCCCCACATACATAACtatttactatatttaatttattaattaaaatattatttattttattattatacattaatattttttaacaaaatatattcttctattcaaaatcaataataatatttttttttaaattcaaagaataaattcataatattaaataaaaaaaattaaaaattaaataattaaataattacccACAAATTAAATGAACTAATTATTTCAACTACTTTTTTTAATGGAGTAAAAGaatgtaaaatgaataaaaagttgttccataaaaaaaatcaactatctTTTTCCCTATtacatttaaatttgttaaaacatTTGAgtacaaagaaaaataataatattattataacatatttaattaagtaaattGTTAGAAAAgagtaaatatattatttaataatatatttagttccattatatatattattaaaataaaaattattactcGCAACATCCTAATAGAAGTATGTTTGActactggtgagaaaatctcgTTATATTCTACTTCCTCTTTCTGATTGAACCTCCTTATAACAACTTGAGCCTTAAACTTGACTCCCTCAATAGATGCTATCCCTTCCTTTTTCTTGAAAACTCATTTGCAAATAATAACCTTTCTCTCGATAGGAAATGAGACTAACTCCCAAGTATGATTCTAACTCCCAAGTATGATTCTTGTGTAGTGATTCCATCTCATCTCCCATTGCTGTGAACCACTATGCAACTTCAAACCCGGATACAACTTTGTAAGTGGATTGTTCAGACGTATTCACCTCCTCCTCAACAACCTGTAGTGCATAACCAACCATATCTTTATAATCGTATCTCTGAGGTGGTCTAAATTCAATCTTTCTCAACCGACCTTCAGCTACACTTTCATGAATAACTTCAGACGATTAAGAATCTAAATTTTCAGGCTTTGGCAGATGACCCTTAACGTGGGGTTCTTTCTTCTTCTGTAATATAGTTTTTAACTTCACCTGTTTATTAGCACTACTACTTTTTGCTACAGAATTCTCAACAGAGTTATGTATAGAATTCTCATCAAATATGATGTTTCTACTCAGAATAACTCTTTTTTTCAGATGGAGACCATACTTTATACACTTTGACACCATCTCCATAGCCCACAAATACTCATTTCTTCGCTCTTGACTCTAGTTTACCTTCACTGATAATAAACTATgcaatcaaaaaaattaaaacctgAGTAATCAGCAAATTTTCCAAACCATACCTCGTAAAGTGTTTTGTAGTTAATCCTAGTGTGAGGCCCACGATTTATCAAATAGCATGATATAGTCACCGTCGCTGCCCAAAATTTTTATCATGTTTTGCATTATAGAGCATGCACCTTGCTCTCTGCAGTAATGTCtaattcattctttcagctatACCATTCTAATGTGGCGTATGCCTTACTATGTGATGCCGAGCAATCCCCGCATCCTTGCAAAACTAATCGAAATCCGACGAACAAAACTCTAGACCATTGTTAGTTCGCAACCTTTTGATCTTCTTCCCAGTTTGATTTTCCACCGTCGTTTTCAATTCTTTGAAGTATTTGAAGGCTTCTTATTTTTCATGACAAACAACCAAGTCATCCttgaaaatcatcaataattgtCAAGAAGTATCTTTGACCTCCAATAGATTCAATGATAGTCGGAAACTATCAATTCGAAtggatataatcaagtgtgtctTTTGTCCCATGAATAGCCTTTGGAAATTTGTTGTGATGTAGTTTCCCAAAAACACAATGCTCACAGAAGTCAAGACTCGTGATCTTGTGGCCACCAAGAAGATCCTCCTTTGCTAGAATATGCAACCCCtttcactcatatgaccaaACCTCATATGCCAAAGTTTAGTCATATTATCCTTGTGAATCTCTAAGGATGCAACAGAAACAAGACCTCAAATAGTAGAACCTTGCAAGAAATATGGAATTAAAACAAAAGGCCTTAGAGGTGCTTGCTAAAGGGGCTTCCTCCTTATAGCACATTCTTTCTTGACATCTTTTAGAATAACATCAAACCCTTGCAGACATTTAGAACTCCACTTTCACCATTGAAACAAAATCCTTTACTATCTAACATACTTAGAGATATTAAATTCTTAGTAATAAGTGGAACATGTCTAATCTCATTTAGTGtacaaaatataacatattgTGTTATGATCTTGATTGAGCCAATCCCATCTACCTTACAAACAAAACTATAGGCCATAGAAATACTACCATCATCTATTTGTTTGTAAGATTCGAACCACTCTCTTCGAGGACAAATATGATACGAAGCTCCAAAATCAAGAATCCATGCATTAGTTTGATGGGTTTGTCCATCTACACTAAAGCAATATCATCATCACATAATCTTTTGCAACAGCTGCAGAACAGAAACCAAATTTTTGTGGATTAATTTTTCAAAGGACATTCCTTCTTTCAATAACCTTTCTCTTTgcaacaattatatatatcagtCCTTTTAGGACCCTTTGAAGTAAATGACTTGGCGCATTTCTTCTCTTTCCCTCGTTTGTTACCTCCCTTGGTAAACAACCCTAAAGCTTAACTGTTTGTAATTGTACTAGTTGCCATATGACACATATCCCTTAAATGAAGGGAAAACTTGACATCTTCCAGACTTACTTTATCTTTCCTAACAATGAAAGACTGGATAAAGTTTTCATATGATGGAGGCAAAGATACTAACATGATTAATGTAACATCCTCatcatcaattttaatattgatatttcttaattctaacataataGAATTTAATGATCTGGGTGTTATCTGATTTACATACCTTCCAGCATTTGTAGGGTGAAGAGACGTTGCTTTAGAAGCAACTTATTAGTTAGTGACTTCGCCATATAGAGACTCTCCAACTTTAACCATAACCAAGTGATCTTCTCCTCCTCTGAGACCTCGATGATAACATCTTCTACAAGGCACAACATTATTGTTGAATGTGCATTCTCCTTTAGAATGACCATCTCAATGATTATATCTGCTCCTGACGACACTTTCAGCGCCCTCCATATGCCCTGTTGTTTCAGCAAAGCATGCATCTTGATCTGCCATAAGCTAATACTGTTTCTCCCCATGAACTTGTCGATTTTAATGAACACTACTTCCATATCAGTTGAAGAACAACAAACGACCGACTTAACATGTGTCTATACTAGTTTGTCATAACGGAATGTGTGATAATGACGTAAACAATAAGATAGagatttaacgtggttcaccaagataaaacttgTCTACGTCCACCAAGAAGAGAGAGAGACTATTATTGAGAAGATTGTTACAAAGATGATGATATGACAAACTAGGGTtataacacgagtttatataacactcggtcccccAAACCTTAATACATAAATCCTAACAAATAGAGAATTGGACTGGCACATTAAGAGTCCAACTATTCAAGTCTATTCAAAAAGTAGTTTCAAGCAAATTTCAACAATCCTCCTTGCTTTAGTTGCTATAGATGCCAATTTTTTCCCTTAGTAACTCAAACTTGCTTCTCGGTAAGGCCTTGGTGAATATGTTTGCTAACTGAAGTTCAGTGTTGTAGTACTTCAGCTTAACATACCCCTCTTTTTGCACTTCCCTAAGAAAAAACAACTTGATGTTGCAATTATCTCATGTTTTTTACAACACCACGAGAACACTCCTAaaccaaaactaaaataatatccCGAAGTACTTCTCATATCATCAACAGATCCAGCCCAATCACTATCTGAATACCCCTATAAAGAACACTTCAAACCTGTACTAAACTTAATGCCAACATATAGTGTTCCTCTTAGCTGCTCAAAGATGAGTTTTAATTGCACATTTAATAAATCTTGACAAAAGACTTACAACATGTAGTATATTAGGTCTGGTTGTCGTCAAGTACATGAAACAACCAACCAACCTTCTATAGAGAGCCTCATCAAGTTTATTAGTTTCATCATTCTTGCTTAGCTTCTCCTTATAACACATAGGAATAACATACTTTTTCAATCCTCCATTTTAAACTTCTTTTAGATTTCCTTGACATACTTTTCTGGTAATGAagatctaattaattttatgcaTAATTTACATCCCAAAGAAATAAACCATCTCTCATAAATATGTCATCTCAAAAGAACTTTACATATCCATTTTAAACTCTTCAACAAGCTTATTATTGCTTCATGTTACTAACATGTCatcaatatataaaaagatgacaaaaaatTGATTTCATCATCTTTGATATAAAGAGTTGCTTCATTTAGATTTTTTTCAGAAGTCCAACTCCATCAAATACTTATCAATTATATTGTTGACCCTTGGAGCATGTTTCAGTCAATACAAGACTTTCTTGAGCAAGTAGACTTCATATGCATGCCCTTTTACAACAAATCCTTCAAAATTTTCAACATAAATCTCTTCTTCAAGGACTCCATTCAAAAATGCAGATTTAACATCTAACTGATATAATTTTCAGCCCTTTTGAGCAGCCAAAGCAAGTAGATATCTAATGGTATTTAATATAACTACAAGAGCAAATGTTTctgaaaaatcatcaaaaaaagATATGAACATACCTTTAACAACAAGTCTAGCTTTGTGCTTGTTAATAAAGCCATTTGTATTCAGTTTGGTTCTGAACACTCACTTCACTCCTATCACCTCTTTGTCCATTGGCCTCTTTACAAACCTCCAAGTATGATTCTTCTTGATCATTTTTATCTTCTCTTTCATTGAAGCTCTCCATTTTATATCCTTTCAACTTCCCAATAATTTGTAGGCTCTATGAGTGCAACATTGCAACTCTGGTTGATATCATAGAACAATATTGTACACCTCACTAGTTCATCATCCACAAACTCGTCTTCATTTAGTTGTGGATATGGAGTTGGTTCTACTTCTTCCCAATTCTACTTTTCATTCTCCATAAATTACACATCTCGACTTATTAGAATCTTTCTGGTTTGAGATTGAAAAAACCAACAAGCTTTTGAAATTGTGATGTACCCCACAAATATTCTAGCTTCAGCCTTTTTGTCTAGCTTATCTCTTTAGATCTATGGTACATACGAAAAACATAAACACCCAAatactttaaggtttttcataGAAGGCTTGTAACCATACCATGCCTCAAAGGGTGTTCATCCTTCCACAACCTTAGTTGGTAGCCTGTTGAGTAGAAAGACTGAAGTGTTTATAGCCTCTACCCAATACTCCCTTTTCAAGTCTTTCTCATGAAGCATACACCTTGCCATCTCCATGATGGTGCGATTTTTCCTTACACTCACTCAATTGTACTTAGGAGTGTATGGGGCTGTCAGTTAATGTTGAATCTAAGTTTCTTCACATAACTGATTGAATTGTTTTGAGGTATACTCATTGCCATTATCAGACCTCAAGGCCTAAATCTTTTAGTCACTTTGAGCTTTTATCCACTATTTGAATCTCAAAGACAAACTAGCAACTTCAGACTTGAACTTGAGAAAATAGATCCAACACATTTTTGTATAGTCATCAATGAAAACTATGTAATATTTACTCTTATTTAGTGAAGGAGTTCTGTGAGGCCCATCAAGATTTGTGTGTGTTAAGTTAgagtatttgattatttttttgtgtaTTAACAAGACTAAAgcatgttaaattatttatgtgtaGGGTCAAGTGAAGAAAACTGGAAAAGGAAGTTGTCCGGTAGTTGATTAAATTCGGTATTTGGTCAACTTCAGTATTTTGAAGAAGTGCATCCGGTAGTTTGTCCAGATCAGTTTCTAGATAAGCGCTTCCGATTTTATCTCCAATTCGGTATTTTGTCCAAATCGGTATTTGAAGAAGCACTTCCGGTTTTATCTTGACTTCAGTATTTTAAAGAAGCGCGTCCAATAGTTTGTCCAGATCGGTTTCTGGATAAGCACTTCCGATTTTATCTCCAACTCGGTATTTTGTCTAGATCGGTTTCTAGATAAGCACTTCCGGTTTTATCTCCAATTCGATATTTTATCCAGGTCGGTATTTGGAGAAGCGCTTCCGGTTTATCTCCAATTCGGTATTTTGTCCAAATCGGTATTTGGAgaagcgcttccggttttatctTGACTTTGGTATTTTGCAGGAGCGCGTCCGGTATTACGCTTGGCTCAGCTCTTGCTAAGCGCCTACagtatttaactagttcggttttatCCAAGGCGCTTTTAgtatttgatcaaattcagTTTTATATAAGCGTTTCTGGTATTTTACTAGTTCGGTATTATATCAGCGTTTCCGGTATTTTACCAGTTCAATATTATATCAGCGCTTCCGGtacttgatcaaattcggtatttgatcaagcatCCGGTATTGGCAGTCTGACACATCAGTGAAGCTAAACCTATAGAAGACTTCCACGTGCCAAGCTAATTCAAATTGCATTCGTTGTACGTTGATCGTACAACATAGtccattaatgaatatttggcgCAATCCACAATCAAAAACGAATATTCTTTGATGTAGTAGTCTGGCACTCATCCAACCGAATTAGGACAGGTGTCCTCTGAAGCAAAAATTTCTGTTGCATATttcctattgaagaagatgttggAGGACAATTTGTATTCACCTATTTTTTACCTAATTTCAACTGATTCTTACTGTTTTATTAAGCATATATTTTTGAACTCTCTTTCAAACGCTCAAACTCTCAAGTTCTATTAAGTTTACAAGTTTGCTAGATCATTACTTTGTATTACATTCACTGATATTTCTGTGTGAgattcagtattgtaagttaaatagaggttgttctgtttaaCAAAGTGTGTTGTACTAGGAGTTCGGAAACAGGCAGTGTCTAAGTCTTGGTTGTCCGACTGGGGTTGTGTAGCgttgtattcaaaccaaatattctagtgaatatccttcttaagattgagaagaaggggtgacgtaggagattttactccaaacatccataaacaaacttctTTGTGTCCTGTGTTATCTACTTTCTGAATCTTCCAACCCTTTATCTACcacttcaagtctaaacaaatagttccgcacttgactacgttcaagagtttgtgaagacttgTGAAGAATTGAAAtagatattaacttctaacagagttaatatcgtATCGAAGTGTATAAGCGTTCaacatagtcagacccccgtctttaTTGTTGCACCCGATCCTAACAGTGTGGATAAATTATAggctcttaattattttctatgttGCTTGCTTGAAAGGAAGTCTTGATTTTTCCTAATTTACGAGCCTTGCATTCTAGAAAGTTAGCTTCTAATTGAGACAGGccctttacaaaaaaaattattctgcAAATTCAGCACTGTATTATATTGAAAATGGCCCAACCTTTTATGACAAATCTCAGCTTGAGACATTGTAGCTGAATAGGATGCTTGCTCCTCCATTAGTGGATCTACCTCAATGTTTTTCTCATTCATGCTGACTTTGAACACATTCACTCCATTTGCATCTTTGATTAGGCACTCCCTACCCTCAAAGATCACCTTTAAATCTCTTTTGAGCAGTTAACCAATACTTAAAAATTGATGTCGGACACAAATATCACATATTTAATCAACTTAGTACATGAGGAACTTTTTACTGCCACATTTCATTTTCCTTTAATTGCAAGGTACTCTCCATTGCCAATTTTGACTTTGGAGCTGAATGATGTATTTAGTTCCTTGAAGAGGCCTCGATCAAATATCATGTGGTTGGTGCAACCACTGTCCACAATCCAGTTCTTACTTGAGCTATTTATTGCAAAACAAGTTGGCTTAAATAGTTTCTCCTCCTAATCTGTAACTTGAGCCACATTTCTTTGTTGAAGGTTCATTTGAGTCACATCCTTCTATGGCATATtacttttacaatttttttttgtgatgcCCCATCATGACACTTCTTACACTACACAGTTAGTTTTTTCCAACATCTAAAAGGTGCATGACCTTTCTTCTCACAATACTTACAAGGAGGAAAATTTGGTTTAGAACCTCTACTTGTGCTTAGAGAATTTGAATCTACACTTTCCTTCTTGCTTTTCTAGTTTTTCTTCCCCTTTTCACTTTGGCTTGATTGCACTTTTGTTGGAAGTTAACCTTCTATAAATCTCATATTCCTCATTAATCTTCTATGTTATTGTGCCTACAAGGCACTCAAGATTTATGTAAGACTAACTTTTAACATGTCCTTAGTGTTCTCTAATGAGAAAATGGTAGCCTCAAATCTTTCAGGAACAGTTACCATCACCTTTCCTTGATCTTCACCATTTCGAATTCCCTAATTAAATTAAGTACTTGCATTCccttaatattaatttcatttccttcatACTATTCTTTGAGAATAATTCAAACCT
This is a stretch of genomic DNA from Impatiens glandulifera chromosome 4, dImpGla2.1, whole genome shotgun sequence. It encodes these proteins:
- the LOC124936974 gene encoding F-box protein CPR1-like, which produces MAKFFPDEILENILCRLPVKSLLRLRCVSKSWLSLISSPRFVKLHMNVQTKSNLSLYMIDALVLSRWNLYSLNHFFGPPAEFFSHPLWCHHTIHNWGSCDGLICLSNALDDIVCLWNPSTKKSINLPYSSTTLTRNDARSYGFYYDITNDDYRVVRITFFVGEIVDYEINVYSLRSNSWHMSSEKFNHGPNFNSKEAIACGALHWMSGNLKEEIWIVAFDLVTEKYRVISQPEYSGPPYLISLYNFEGCLSLSCHYYSNVVVVDVWLLNEYGEKNEYWSKLVSLPLTPTDPLWESSNFSAKPVAYSKCGKKVLLEIDCRKLVWYNLEQESVEDIEDSMMLQDLEHFIQIYTYSESLVSVS